The Labilithrix sp. genome contains a region encoding:
- a CDS encoding acyl-CoA dehydrogenase, which yields MMDVLEHLLRSAPAGPIANLDVWFARIADAPYAQPIDRALWAGFEADRLGYAFVGGYQAALERLLGLRDGKRRSLAATESGGAHPRAIQTRLEDGVLRGEKTFATLATHAEELLVVASKGTGADGKNQLVLARLPLPAERVTIAPRAPTPFAPEIPHAKVTLDAVPSTSFDVLAGDAYVEYLKPFRTIEDAHVLGATLGYLLGLARRSGFDHAFMEGAAALVLGVREVALAPPSEAAKHVALAGLFTQLRRLVTEHDASFAKAPPDELARWRRDLGLLMVAEQARTQRTAAAWQALG from the coding sequence ATGATGGACGTCCTCGAGCATCTCTTGCGGTCAGCGCCCGCGGGCCCGATCGCGAACCTCGACGTGTGGTTTGCGCGGATCGCAGATGCGCCGTACGCGCAGCCGATCGATCGCGCGCTCTGGGCCGGCTTCGAGGCCGATCGCCTCGGCTACGCGTTCGTCGGCGGCTATCAGGCGGCGCTCGAGCGGCTCCTCGGCCTCCGCGACGGCAAGCGGCGCTCGCTCGCGGCGACCGAGTCCGGCGGCGCGCACCCGCGCGCGATCCAGACGCGGCTCGAGGACGGCGTGCTCCGCGGCGAGAAGACGTTCGCGACGCTCGCGACGCACGCGGAGGAGCTCCTCGTCGTGGCGAGCAAAGGTACCGGCGCAGACGGCAAGAACCAGCTCGTCCTCGCGCGTTTGCCGCTCCCGGCCGAGCGCGTCACGATCGCGCCGCGCGCGCCGACGCCGTTCGCGCCGGAGATCCCGCACGCGAAGGTCACCCTCGACGCCGTGCCGAGCACGTCCTTCGACGTCCTCGCCGGCGACGCGTACGTCGAGTACCTGAAGCCGTTCCGCACGATCGAGGACGCGCACGTCCTCGGCGCGACGCTCGGCTACCTCCTCGGCCTCGCGCGCCGCAGCGGCTTCGACCACGCGTTCATGGAGGGCGCCGCCGCGCTCGTCCTCGGCGTCCGCGAGGTCGCGCTCGCGCCGCCGAGCGAGGCGGCGAAGCACGTCGCGCTCGCGGGCCTCTTCACGCAGCTCCGCCGCCTCGTCACGGAGCACGACGCATCGTTCGCGAAGGCCCCACCCGACGAGCTCGCCCGCTGGCGCCGCGACCTCGGCCTCCTCATGGTCGCCGAGCAAGCACGCACCCAACGCACCGCCGCCGCGTGGCAAGCGCTCGGCTGA
- a CDS encoding Uma2 family endonuclease, with translation MSQGSRRTPHAPDTSHLITDDGAPVDSWLAEKQMRLLTGPLYAGWRPGRPFVVAANVGVFAIPKNPALVPDVFVSVDVSAPQLSGPDRLNSYFVWEFGKPPDVVIEIVSDTPGGELSDKLRDYERMRVPYYAVYDPLRRLRTEELLTFSLDGGAYALRDEPRFDTVGLSLRFWEGVFEGIRFRWLRWADLDGHLIPIAEEDRAQAEEAKAQVEEAKAQVEEAKAQVEEAKARVTAAEERNRALEARLRALGIEPEG, from the coding sequence ATGTCGCAGGGCTCTCGACGAACGCCGCACGCGCCGGACACGAGCCACCTCATCACGGACGACGGCGCGCCCGTGGATAGCTGGCTCGCCGAAAAGCAGATGCGCCTGCTCACCGGGCCGCTCTACGCGGGCTGGAGACCCGGGCGCCCATTCGTCGTGGCGGCGAACGTCGGCGTCTTTGCGATCCCGAAGAACCCGGCCCTCGTCCCCGACGTGTTCGTCAGCGTCGACGTGAGCGCGCCGCAGCTCAGCGGCCCGGATCGGCTCAATTCGTACTTCGTCTGGGAGTTCGGCAAGCCGCCGGACGTCGTCATCGAGATTGTGTCCGATACGCCCGGCGGTGAGCTGAGCGACAAGCTGCGCGACTACGAGCGAATGCGCGTGCCGTACTATGCGGTCTACGATCCGCTGCGGAGGCTCCGCACCGAGGAGCTCTTGACGTTCTCGCTCGACGGCGGTGCCTACGCCCTCCGCGATGAACCGCGCTTCGACACGGTGGGGCTCAGCCTCCGCTTCTGGGAAGGTGTCTTCGAGGGCATTCGCTTCCGCTGGCTTCGATGGGCAGACCTCGACGGTCACCTCATTCCGATCGCCGAGGAGGACCGCGCGCAGGCGGAAGAGGCGAAGGCGCAAGTGGAAGAGGCGAAGGCGCAAGTGGAAGAGGCGAAGGCGCAAGTGGAAGAGGCGAAGGCGCGAGTGACGGCGGCCGAAGAACGCAACCGCGCGCTCGAGGCGCGTCTTCGCGCGTTGGGGATCGAACCTGAAGGTTGA
- the purU gene encoding formyltetrahydrofolate deformylase, which translates to MNRATILFAAPDRSGLVARVSGFFADQGLNILEASNYTDLHREGGARFYMRLVVDLGAATTRATMEASFQTHIATPFGGEWSIGYDDRVARVAVMVTKDPTCLYDLALRQKQGELPCEIALVISNHAALEGAAQSFRLPFYALPITKETKPEQEAQVLDLLKRHDVDLVVLARYMQVLSDDFLTKSPPVINIHHGFLPAFQGAKPYHQAHARGVKLIGATAHYATKDLDEGPIIEQDVQRITHAMGPDELVRVGRDVERVVLARAVRAHLDRRVIVEGRRTFVL; encoded by the coding sequence ATGAATCGCGCGACCATCCTCTTCGCGGCGCCCGACCGATCCGGGCTCGTCGCTCGCGTCTCCGGGTTCTTCGCCGATCAGGGGCTCAACATCCTCGAGGCGAGCAACTACACCGATCTCCATCGCGAGGGCGGAGCGCGGTTCTACATGCGGCTCGTCGTCGACCTCGGCGCGGCGACGACGCGCGCGACGATGGAGGCCTCCTTCCAGACTCATATCGCGACGCCGTTCGGCGGCGAGTGGTCCATCGGCTACGACGACCGCGTCGCGCGGGTCGCGGTGATGGTGACGAAGGACCCGACCTGCCTCTACGACCTCGCGCTGCGCCAGAAGCAAGGCGAGCTCCCGTGCGAGATCGCGCTCGTCATCTCGAACCACGCCGCGCTCGAGGGCGCCGCGCAATCCTTCCGCCTCCCCTTCTACGCCCTTCCGATCACGAAGGAGACGAAGCCAGAGCAGGAGGCGCAGGTGCTCGACCTCCTCAAGCGCCACGACGTCGACCTCGTGGTCCTTGCACGATACATGCAAGTCCTCAGCGACGATTTCCTCACCAAGTCGCCGCCGGTCATCAACATCCATCACGGCTTCCTCCCCGCGTTCCAGGGCGCGAAGCCGTACCACCAGGCGCACGCACGCGGCGTGAAGCTCATCGGCGCGACGGCGCACTACGCGACGAAGGACCTCGACGAGGGCCCCATCATCGAGCAAGACGTGCAGCGCATCACCCACGCGATGGGCCCCGACGAGCTCGTCCGCGTCGGCCGCGACGTCGAACGCGTCGTCCTCGCCCGCGCCGTCCGCGCACACCTCGACCGCCGCGTCATCGTCGAAGGCCGCCGCACGTTCGTGCTCTGA
- a CDS encoding 2-hydroxychromene-2-carboxylate isomerase, with translation MNAIEEARTLPARSLDFWFDYTCPYAYLGSTRAQAVADRMGVKLTWQPLLLGGVLKANGQPQNLFATRSAARVAYDAEDMKRWAKRLGVELSMPAGHPLRSVEALRATIATNVDPAVVAAFYRAYWIEGRAISSPDVIADVVTKAGYDAEAILAAIATDSIKDDLRARTDRAIALGVFGVPAWIVDGEHLYWGQDRIEQVEGVRRASTPAADAPKTGKVLEVFWDFSSPFAYLGTTQVDALAKRTGATVVWHPMLLGGLFKSLGGPDVPIATFSEAKQRWLLSDLERWARVWGVPYKWPSRFPTNSLKALRLYFALPAEHRDRYRAATFRAMWADDEDITDDAVLARCVGDERVAKAAFATIGDDEVKAALRESTNEAHARGVFGAPTFIVGDDLYWGQDRLDLVEDALVETRSDDRALRA, from the coding sequence ATGAACGCGATCGAAGAAGCCCGCACGCTCCCCGCGCGCTCGCTCGATTTCTGGTTCGACTACACGTGCCCGTACGCGTACCTCGGCTCGACGCGGGCGCAGGCGGTCGCCGATCGAATGGGCGTGAAGCTCACCTGGCAGCCGCTCCTCCTCGGCGGCGTGCTGAAGGCGAACGGCCAGCCGCAGAACCTCTTCGCGACGCGAAGCGCGGCGCGGGTCGCGTACGACGCGGAGGACATGAAGCGCTGGGCGAAGCGGCTCGGTGTGGAGCTCTCGATGCCGGCGGGCCATCCGCTCCGCTCGGTCGAGGCGCTCCGCGCGACGATCGCGACGAACGTCGATCCCGCCGTCGTCGCCGCCTTCTATCGCGCGTACTGGATCGAGGGGCGCGCGATCTCCTCGCCCGACGTGATCGCCGACGTCGTCACGAAGGCCGGCTACGACGCGGAGGCGATCCTCGCCGCGATAGCGACCGATTCGATCAAGGACGACCTCCGCGCGCGCACCGATCGCGCGATCGCGCTCGGCGTCTTCGGCGTGCCGGCGTGGATCGTCGACGGCGAGCACCTCTACTGGGGTCAGGACCGCATCGAGCAGGTCGAGGGCGTGCGCCGCGCATCGACGCCCGCCGCCGACGCGCCGAAGACGGGCAAGGTCCTCGAGGTGTTCTGGGACTTCTCCTCGCCGTTCGCGTACCTCGGCACGACGCAGGTCGACGCGCTCGCGAAGCGGACCGGCGCGACGGTGGTGTGGCACCCGATGCTGCTCGGCGGGCTCTTCAAATCGCTCGGCGGCCCCGACGTCCCGATCGCCACGTTCTCCGAGGCGAAGCAGCGCTGGCTCCTCTCGGACCTCGAGCGCTGGGCGCGCGTGTGGGGGGTGCCGTACAAGTGGCCGTCGCGCTTCCCGACCAACTCGCTCAAGGCGCTCCGCCTCTACTTCGCGCTGCCGGCGGAGCATCGCGATCGCTACCGCGCCGCGACGTTCCGCGCGATGTGGGCCGACGACGAGGACATCACCGACGACGCCGTCCTCGCGCGCTGCGTCGGCGACGAGCGCGTCGCGAAGGCGGCCTTCGCGACGATCGGCGACGACGAGGTGAAGGCCGCGCTCCGCGAGTCGACGAACGAGGCGCACGCGCGCGGCGTCTTCGGCGCGCCGACCTTCATCGTCGGCGACGATCTCTACTGGGGTCAGGACCGCCTCGACCTCGTCGAGGATGCGTTGGTCGAGACGCGCTCGGATGACCGAGCGCTTCGGGCCTGA